The genome window AGGGGGAAGTCGTCGCTGACCGGTGCATCCCACGCCGGCAAGGGATCATTGATGCGGGCGGTCACGATTTGGTATCATTGCCCGTCGCGACGCGATGAGCGGGCGCAGCTTCGTGGTGTCGAAATGCTGCGAAGACCATGGATTCCTGACTCTATTGAGGTGAACCGAAATTGGCGAATAGCAAGTCGGCTGAAAAGCGTATCAGGGTTGCCGAGCAAAAGCGACTTCGGAACCGCCCGTATCGAACTGAAGCTCGCACCTACGTGAAGAAGGCCGAGCTGGCAATTCGACAAGGCGATGCCGAACTTGCGGCCGGAGCAGTGGGCGATGCGATCAGCACGCTCGATCGCGTGGCGAACCGCGGGGTCATCCATCCCAACAATGCGGC of Thermomicrobiales bacterium contains these proteins:
- the rpsT gene encoding 30S ribosomal protein S20 is translated as MANSKSAEKRIRVAEQKRLRNRPYRTEARTYVKKAELAIRQGDAELAAGAVGDAISTLDRVANRGVIHPNNAARRKSRLMKKYNTLLAG